A window from Fragaria vesca subsp. vesca linkage group LG5, FraVesHawaii_1.0, whole genome shotgun sequence encodes these proteins:
- the LOC101300157 gene encoding uncharacterized protein LOC101300157 — protein sequence MTTVASPLVEKAIKQLVDGEDAMHDSFSPPLPVPNQFGSLPDAGTPSRPPNYSSLTRTNQDASLQMQRELQWFKEVESILPFETHEYLNSSDGLTARELFTTNHAELKKEAEESMKGTATSCTTVGALIVTIMFAVAFTVPGGNDSATGLPMFMHKKLFRVFILSDTISLISSATSVITFLGLLTSTYAEDDFLWSLPKEMMVGLSTLFISIAAMMITFSCALTIMLDGEAKMIIPVIVFASVPVVSFAFYLFPLLFEICRSTYGSSMFPKKAGI from the exons ATGACGACGGTGGCTTCTCCATTGGTGGAGAAAGCTATTAAGCAATTAGTTGATGGTGAAGATGCAATGCATGATTCATTCTCCCCACCACTACCGGTGCCAAATCAATTTGGCAGCCTCCCCGATGCCGGCACCCCGTCCAGGCCCC CAAACTATTCCTCACTTACACGAACTAACCAAGATGCAAGTTTGCAAATGCAGAGAGAACTACAGTGGTTCAAG GAGGTGGAGAGTATTTTACCCTTTGAAACACATGAATATCTTAACTCCTCAGACGGTTTGACAGCACGAGAATTATTTACAACGAATCACGCAGAATTGAAGAAAGAGGCAGAAGAGTCGATGAAAGGGACTGCAACTTCTTGTACAACTGTTGGTGCTCTTATTGTTACCATCATGTTTGCAGTAGCATTCACAGTTCCTGGTGGAAATGATAGTGCCACAGGTCTACCAATGTTCATGCATAAAAAGTTGTTCAGAGTTTTCATACTTTCAGATACAATATCACTCATTTCCTCTGCCACTTCGGTAATTACATTCTTGGGACTTCTCACGTCAACTTATGCAGAAGACGATTTTCTTTGGTCCTTGCCCAAAGAAATGATGGTCGGCCTTTCTACTCTGTTCATCTCTATTGCTGCCATGATGATCACGTTTTCTTGCGCCCTAACCATCATGCTTGATGGAGAAGCAAAGATGATAATTCCAGTCATTGTGTTTGCAAGTGTTCCGGTTGTGTCATTTGCATTTTATTTGTTCCCCCTCCTTTTTGAGATTTGCAGATCCACTTATGGATCTTCCATGTTTCCGAAGAAAGCTGGCATTTAA